The Phycisphaeraceae bacterium genome contains the following window.
TCCTTCCGCGTCCTGACCATCGACGATCTGGCCGATCAGGGCGCACAGGACGACGCCATCGCGGCCGAACGCGACTCGCGCCTCGATGCAGCCTTGCGCGACGTGCGAGCGATCCTCGTCGCGGTCGAAACCGACGCGCGGCACCTTGCTTGTGGCCTTCCCCTTCAGATCGAGCGCGAGCGCGTCGCCGAAGCCGTGCGCGATGCCGAACGCCTGCTTGGCCCGCGAATCGGCGATCTCATGACACCCGATGCTCCGCTGCGGGCGCGCGTCGCCTCGCTTCGTGCACTGATCGAAGATGACAGCGTGATGAATGATCGCGCCACTGCCCTGCTCGACGAACTCTTTCTCGTTGATGCCGACGCCGATGCAGCCCGGCGCATTGCGCTCCTGATCGCACTGGCTCGTAGCGGACGCTTCGACGACGCACAACACATCGCCGCATCGCTCGAATCGGATATCGCCTTGCTCTCGCTTCCCGATCGACTCGCGGGCGAACTCGCGCTGGCGTGCGCTCGCTTCGGCCTGTCCTTGTCCCTGCGACCCGGCGCCGCGTGGCGGTCTCTGCTCATCGAAGCCCGCGCCGCCCACGTCTGGTCTCTTGGGCAAAGCGACGCTTTCGAGTCCCTGCTCGCCTTTGCTACCCAGGAACCAGCCCATCAGCGCGACATCTGGGCTCGTGTCGATGCCGCAACCACCAATGTTCCAAGCGATCGACTCTCCAGCGAGGTCTTGTTCGCTCGGGCGATGCTCCGAGCCAGCCATGTGCCTGAGGACGCCGTCGAACTCCTGCTCATGCTGGCCGAGCGCGAGCCAGGTTCGGGCCGTTCGTGCGATGCGTTCTGGGAAGCCTCGGTCCTGCTCCAGTCGATCGATCGCGCGTTGGCTGCCGATGTTCTCGAACGCTTCACCCAGGCTTGTGCCGATGATGAGCGCACAGCGCCAGCGCTTCGGGCCGCTGTCGCGTGGACCTCCGAAGGCAACGATGCCGTCCTCGCACGTCGACTGCGAGCAGCCCTCAATCACCTGCCGACTGATCCACTCGCCGATGTCTGGCGCACACGATGCGCAGCCCTCGTCAACCCGCCCGAAGCCTGGCCTCTGCTCGAAACAATCGCTCCACGCTCTCCCGTCGCGCCGGTCGCGATGGAACTGGCCCTAAAAATTGTGCAAACCGAAGATGACGCTGCTGCGCTCGATCGTGCCCTTCGACTCGCCGAACGATTCGAGAGCGAGCACGCGTTACCACTGCGCGTGCGCCTCGTCAAGGCGATGCTCGCTGCTCACGACTCAACCGCCCTCGCTCACGCACGCCGGCTCGATCTGGCCCATCCCACCCACCTCCTGCTCCTCGCCCGGGCCTGCCTCATGACCGATCGTGCCGACGAAGCCCTCGAACACCTCGACCACCTCACACGCCTCGCGCCCACCCGCTCACCCGAATGGTGGGAGTCGTGGACGCTCCTGCTTGAAACCCTCGACGAGCGCACAGCCGGAGCCCAAGCCGACCTCATCCAGGCACACCTCTACCGCCTCACGCTGATCGATCCCCAACTCGGCGGCCCTCCGTGGAAGAACCGGCTCGACGCGATCCGCACTTCCACACCCGGCTACACTGGCAAGCCGTGACGTTTCACACGCCCACCATCGCGTCTCTCATTCCGCATTTACGCGGGCGTTTCATTGTCCTCGACGGCCCCGACGGTTCGGGCAAAACAACGCAGTTTCGTCGTCTCGTCAGCGAGGTCCGCAAGGCCGGCCTCCAACTGTGCGAAGTACGCGAGCCAGGCGGCACAACCATCGGCGAACACATCCGCCAGGTTCTGCTCAGCCACCACGACGAACCCATGAGCACCCGTTGCGAGATGCTCCTCTACATGGCCAGCCGTGCCCAACTCGTTGAACGTCGCATCGCCCCCGCTCTCGCTGCAGGTCATCTCGTCCTCGCCGATCGCTTCGTCAGCTCCACCATCGCCTATCAGGGCTACGCCGGAGGCCTGCCAATTTCGGAAATCCATCAGGCAGCCGCCATCGCAACCGGAGGCCTGACCCCCAATCTGGTCGTCATCTTCGATGTCGACGAAGATACGGCTGCGACAAGGCTCAATCCGCTTCTCGACCGCATGGAAGCAAAGGGCCGAGCGTTCCACGCGCTCGTCCGCCAAGGCTACCTCACCGAAGCTCGCAACCATCCCGATCAATACGCCGTCATCGATGCCTCGCCCGCCGAAGAAATAGTCTGGTCCAGCCTCCTGCATCTGTTTGCAGACAGGCTCGGAGCAACCTCACCATGATCTTCCTGCTCGGCATCGCTGTCGGCTTCATGTGCGGGTCCATCCCGTTCGGGCTCATCATCGCACGCTCGAAGGGTATCGACCTGCGCGCACACGGCTCGGGCAATATCGGGGCGACCAACGTCGGCCGCGTTTTCGGGCTCAAAGGCTTCATCGTCTGCTTCCTCCTCGACATGTCCAAAGGATTTGTGCCCACGCTCGCCTTTGGGATGCTCTCGGGTCTCCTCGGTTCACTCCTCATGCCCAACGCCCAGGCGATTGGACTCATGGCCGTCGCGGCTGCCCCAGTGCTCGGGCACATGTACTCCCCCTTTGCCGGGTTCAAGGGCGGCAAAGGAGTCGCCACAGCTGTCGGCTCCCTTATGGCTGTTTTCCCGGCAATGACAATCCCCGCAGTAGGGGGTTTGATCGTGTTCATTCTGGTCCTCGCCCTCTGGCGCATGGTCAGTGCAGCCTCCTGCGCTGCTGCCGCCTCCATTCCCCTTTGGGTCTGGTTCGAGTTCTCAGTCGCCCAGCGACAAGGGTTTATCGCCAGCTGGGTTCGCGACGGGTGGCCATTCATCGCGACCGGGGTCGCACTGGCAGCCCTCGTTATCTGGCGCCACCGGACCAACCTGGCCCGCGTCATGGCCGGCACAGAACCCCGCCTCGGACGTTCCAAAACCCCATGAGCGCACCTTTCGCCGGTCCGCGCGCGCACACACACAGCAATTCAATCGGACCTTCGCAACCGCCGATATCCACCTCGACGACTTGTTCATATCCGGCACGGACGCCAAAGACCGCACAATCGGACCGCATCGGCATCTCCGATCGGATACCCGAGTGAGCAACGCACCGTGTCGGGACGACAAGAGAGATGATCTCTTACCGCGGGAGGCCGACCATGCGTTATCCGAGGCTGACAGAAACAGGCAACGAAACGGACGCACCAGCCACATATCGGTTCCCACGATCTGCTCCGGGTCGAGGGGCAGCCGGGAGGGATCGAACCCCCCACCAGGCCGAGTCGGCAGTCGAACGAGTCCAGCAATGTCTCGATCGGCTCGACGCCATGATGGACACCCTGCCCTTTGAGCGATTCGATTCGGACGACGAAGGCCCTCGGGCAGCGTGAACTGGAACTGACAAAACATGAAACGGGTCGACCTTCAGAGGCCGACCCGTTGTTTCATTGGTGGACGCTCGAATCCCCTGCCCGATCAGGCGCGGCGCCGACGTGCCAGCCCGGCAAGGCCCAGCCCGAGAACGGCAAGAGCTCCCGGGGCAGGAATGAGGGTGACGTTGTCAAGCCATAAGTCACTGCTGCTGCCAGAGTTCGCGTTTCCGAAGCGGACCCAGACATTGCGACCAATTTCGTCGCTGCCGTCATCAACAGTGTGTGAGACGCCCGCGGTCTGGATCCACATGCCCAGCCCAGTCAGTTCGTATGTCTCGACCGCGAGGCGGATGAAGTTACCCAGGCCGTCGTCGTACCCGATCTCATAGCTGACGACGCCGGTGTCGTTACCGCCACCAGTTGCCCAGCTTGAAAACGTGTAGGTGTTCCCAGCCTGATAAATCAGGTTCGAGACCTGCCCCATGGTTTCCGCGGCTCCACCAGAGTAGAAGGCGAAGTACAGCCCGAGGCTGGCGTTGCCCGGGCGAGCAAACGAAGCGTGGTCGGCCCACCCTCCATTGGGGGTCCAGAAGTCCGGCCTCCCAAACATATTGGTCGTGTTGTTCTCGAAGTCGGCATTCTGGAGTTGGGCAACAGCGCCACCCGCAGCCAACACCATCACACAGGACATCACTAATTTCCGCATATTCGCACCTCCAAATGGTTTAAACCTGACCCCACGTCCGGCACATTGAAACCTACAACCGGATCGCCGATGTGCCAGTCGTTCCGGAGAAAAATGAGCAAACCATGCTCGAACAACCATTATCGGACTACTTTTGCAGCCCGTACAGACATCTCCAGCATCTGGACTGAACACTGTCCGCCAGTGTCTTTGGCATACGCTTGAGCCATGAGCGGTACATGCATGGTGGGCGACATTCGGATCGGGGCAGGCCGGCCTCTGGCGATCATTGCGGGCCCTTGCACGCTCGAATCACTCGAGCTCGGGCTCGAAGTCGGTCGCGCGATCCGCGACGCATGTGCCCAGGCAGGCCTGCCATACATCTTCAAGGCGTCCTTCGACAAGGCCAACCGCACAAGCATCACTTCGAAACGAGGGCCCGGGATCAAGGAGGGCCTTGAGAGCCTCGCCGCAATCCGCGAAAACCTCGGCGTGCCCATCACAACCGATTTGCACGCGCCCGAACAGGCTGATGTCGTGGCATCAGTGGTGGACCTGTTGCAGATCCCTGCCTTCCTCTGCCGCCAGACCGACTTGCTGGCTGCGGCTGGCGAGGCGGCTGCTCGACACGCTCGTGCTGTCAACGTCAAGAAAGGCCAGTTCCTTTCGCCGCGCGAAATGGCCGGACCCGTTCGCAAACTTCACGAAGCCGGGTGCGACAACGTCATGCTCACCGAGCGTGGCACCTTCTTCGGGTATCACCGCCTCATCAACGATTTTCTTGGCGTCGGCGATCTGATGGAACTCGACTGTTCCGCATTCGGGCGTTCAAGCCAGCCTCCGGTGTGCTTTGATGTCACACACTCGACTCAGTTGCCGGGCTCGGGCGAACAAACCGGCGGTAGACCCGAGCGAGCACCCTTGCTGGCCAGAGCCGCTGTCGCTGCGGGAGTGCACGCACTCTTCCTTGAGGCTCATCCCGAACCGAGCCAGGCTGCGAGTGACGGCGCAACACAACTGCCGATCGATGCCGCAATCGCGATCATCCGCCAGGCCGCTCAGATACGCTCGGCCCTTGCGTAACACAAGCGGTTCCTCACCCTGTCACGAGTGGATCGAGACGCAACCGCACGCGTTGAAATCGGGTACATTCGGTTGTGCACCATCGCACAGAGGCGGGTCATGCTGAAGAAGCACTCACGTTTGCCAGACTCCGCCAGCCACGCATGCCCGCGCTGCAACTACGACCAGAGTGGCCTGATCGCCACATGGGCTGACACGTGCCCGCTTCAAGGCCTGTGCAGCGAATGCGGCTACACCTTTGCATGGTCCGACGTGATGAATCCGAAACGCCGCATCCTGAGGGGGTTTTTCGAACATGCTTCGGGCAAGTGGGGCTCCTGGGTTGCTGCCTTTCGAACTCTGCTCTGGACGCTGTGGCCCGGATGGTTCTGGTCGAAGGTCAAGATGCACCACGAGCCCCGGTTGAAAATGCTCTGGTGGCTCCCAGTCTGGTTCATTACGCTCTGGGCACTGGTGTGTGCGGTGCGTCTGGCCACGGCTCTGGTCTGGGCATCACAAGGCATGCTCAGCGGAGTCGCGCTCAAGGCGGAGATCATCAACGCATTCATCCATCCGGTCGCCGACTGCTACGGGCAGCGACTCGCGGGTCAATCACGCCTGAGTCTGGATTTCTGGGTCACCGACTGGAGCCCGGGATTGCTGGGTCTCATGAGCCAGTCACTCCTCTTTCCTGTGCTCTTGCTGGTGCTGCCCGAGACCCGACGACGCGCCAAGGTTCGTCCCATTCATATCGTCCGCGCGACGGTCTATGGGCATGCGTGGATCGTGTGCATCCCGATCATCCATCTGGCCATGGCGACCGAGGCTCTCGTTGGTGCTGCGACGGTCTCGTGGCCGTACCGGATCTACGAGTTCATCGCGGACTACTACCCCTTCATCATTCTGCTGGTCGCAGTTTGGATCGGCATCTGGTGGTGGATGGTGCTCAGGCGATGTTTCAATGTGGCCCAACCCGTGTTTCACTGGTTCGTGCTGATGGTGCCCGCAGTGCTGCTGGTCATGATCTCCATGTTGTTCGACAGTACTTTCATCTGGCAATACATCAAGTGATACAGGCCGGCCGATCATGGAGTCCCTTGCTGCACCATCGGCGTACTGATGTCACGCCCCATCGCCGCCTGAATGCGGGCCGAAAGCCGCTCGGCGAGCTTGTCATCGCGTTTGACAGGCTGAGCGAAACGTCCCGGCGAGCCTTGCGATTGCGCGATCGGATCGCGCGAGAATGAACTCCGGCTGATCGTCTCCGTTTCAATCTTCCACCCCGAAGTACGAATCCGGTAAATCACGACATCCACCCGAGCTGCAATGGGCTCAGTTGTAAGGCGAAGATCCGCATCCGGATTATCGCTGGCGAACGTGATCGTCACCGATCGATGCTGCTGATTGAGCAGGTCCGACGTTTCCTGCCCCAGCGTTGATTGCTCGCCGTCCCAGGGTGTCGCGAAACCGGCAGTGGGCTTGAGAAGCGTTGTGATGATTCCGGCCTCGGCATCGACGCGATCAATCTCGAACCCCGCATCACGCAGAACACTTCGCGAAGCGCCAATCGCGCTCTCGTACGCATCAGCGTCAAGAACAAAGACCACACCCGCCCGCGGCCCCGCGCACCCCTGCATCAGCAAGACAACCACTCCCAGCATCGCAAGGGCAAATTTCATCACGGGTTCTCCTCCGCATTGGTTCCATGGTGTTCGATCGCGCGGATGTGATGCCGCCCCATCGTCACGTCGCTCAGCACCGTCCGGAGCGGCGGCAGCGTGTTCCATTCGATGACCACCCGCTCGGCACGAGTCGCGCGACCAATCCCAAAATGCAACTCGAAGGCGT
Protein-coding sequences here:
- the tmk gene encoding dTMP kinase, coding for MTFHTPTIASLIPHLRGRFIVLDGPDGSGKTTQFRRLVSEVRKAGLQLCEVREPGGTTIGEHIRQVLLSHHDEPMSTRCEMLLYMASRAQLVERRIAPALAAGHLVLADRFVSSTIAYQGYAGGLPISEIHQAAAIATGGLTPNLVVIFDVDEDTAATRLNPLLDRMEAKGRAFHALVRQGYLTEARNHPDQYAVIDASPAEEIVWSSLLHLFADRLGATSP
- the plsY gene encoding glycerol-3-phosphate 1-O-acyltransferase PlsY, whose product is MIFLLGIAVGFMCGSIPFGLIIARSKGIDLRAHGSGNIGATNVGRVFGLKGFIVCFLLDMSKGFVPTLAFGMLSGLLGSLLMPNAQAIGLMAVAAAPVLGHMYSPFAGFKGGKGVATAVGSLMAVFPAMTIPAVGGLIVFILVLALWRMVSAASCAAAASIPLWVWFEFSVAQRQGFIASWVRDGWPFIATGVALAALVIWRHRTNLARVMAGTEPRLGRSKTP
- the kdsA gene encoding 3-deoxy-8-phosphooctulonate synthase encodes the protein MSGTCMVGDIRIGAGRPLAIIAGPCTLESLELGLEVGRAIRDACAQAGLPYIFKASFDKANRTSITSKRGPGIKEGLESLAAIRENLGVPITTDLHAPEQADVVASVVDLLQIPAFLCRQTDLLAAAGEAAARHARAVNVKKGQFLSPREMAGPVRKLHEAGCDNVMLTERGTFFGYHRLINDFLGVGDLMELDCSAFGRSSQPPVCFDVTHSTQLPGSGEQTGGRPERAPLLARAAVAAGVHALFLEAHPEPSQAASDGATQLPIDAAIAIIRQAAQIRSALA